The proteins below come from a single Fastidiosipila sanguinis genomic window:
- a CDS encoding ABC transporter ATP-binding protein has translation MLLEYAKPYKRRIIVNAIIKTLATIFEILLPAILAFMINELVISGDRSGIVYWGIIMIVLAFLAWLTNIVANRMAAYTSSRIVREVRHDLYSRAINLSAKQIDSLSISSLETRLTTDTYNIHNFFGVSLRMGIRSVLLFLGGIAICFFLEWRLSLILFVMVPPIFLLIKLVFSKAFPMFRNVQTKVDDMVQVIRENIRGIRVSKALDKTEYEQGRFAERNQDVIDAEIEVTDLMIKLFPSINVIIFTGQALIIILGAYLASQGTVEAGIITAFLSYFLQIAHSFMAMNRMINIGTRAKTSGDRISEVMNLPIDDSQIIQGEAVKTLPAATPGVPDVEFRNVTFVYDEENYEQYKEADTAEEKAKYADLYNISFKVYPGDTLGIIGATGSGKSTIIKLLTRMYDPQEGEIFIRGINIKRISRELMHEMFGLVLQNDFIFSGTLENNIKFGRDITNAELAETTNYAQANDFIEDKGGLKFKLVARGTNLSGGQQQRVLLSRALSGNPEILVLDDSSSALDFATDARLRKALSENYAETTAFIIAQRISSIMHAQNILVLQGGKILDQGTHEELLENCELYKEVADMQLGSAGADFDSIEFFHNS, from the coding sequence ATGTTACTTGAATATGCCAAACCCTATAAGAGAAGAATAATAGTCAATGCGATTATAAAGACTTTAGCTACTATATTTGAAATTTTATTGCCAGCGATTTTGGCATTTATGATTAATGAATTGGTTATTAGTGGAGATAGATCCGGGATTGTCTATTGGGGAATAATAATGATAGTGCTAGCATTTCTGGCTTGGTTAACCAATATCGTAGCAAACAGAATGGCTGCATATACTTCTTCCAGAATTGTTAGAGAAGTTAGACACGACCTATATTCAAGAGCAATTAATCTTTCTGCCAAGCAAATAGATAGTTTGAGTATATCTTCCTTAGAAACTAGATTAACAACAGATACTTATAATATACATAACTTTTTTGGTGTATCTCTGAGAATGGGTATTCGTTCCGTCCTTCTATTCTTAGGAGGAATTGCTATATGTTTCTTCCTAGAATGGCGACTATCTCTTATCCTATTCGTTATGGTTCCACCAATTTTCTTATTGATTAAACTTGTTTTCTCGAAGGCTTTCCCAATGTTTAGAAATGTTCAGACAAAAGTGGATGACATGGTCCAAGTTATTAGAGAAAATATCCGTGGTATTAGAGTTTCAAAAGCCTTGGACAAAACAGAATATGAGCAAGGACGATTCGCAGAGCGTAACCAAGACGTTATTGATGCCGAGATAGAAGTTACAGATCTCATGATTAAATTGTTCCCAAGCATAAATGTCATTATTTTCACAGGACAAGCTTTAATTATTATCTTAGGTGCTTACTTAGCAAGTCAGGGTACAGTCGAAGCCGGTATTATTACTGCTTTCTTGAGTTACTTTTTACAGATCGCACACTCATTCATGGCTATGAACCGTATGATTAATATAGGTACACGTGCTAAGACCTCTGGGGATAGAATTAGTGAAGTTATGAATCTTCCTATTGACGATAGCCAAATCATACAAGGTGAAGCAGTTAAGACCTTACCAGCAGCGACTCCAGGAGTACCTGATGTTGAGTTTAGAAATGTAACTTTCGTTTACGATGAAGAGAATTATGAACAGTACAAAGAAGCAGATACTGCTGAGGAGAAAGCTAAGTATGCTGACTTGTACAATATTTCTTTCAAAGTATATCCAGGAGACACCCTAGGAATTATAGGAGCAACCGGTTCAGGTAAGAGTACAATAATCAAGCTTCTTACAAGAATGTATGATCCTCAAGAAGGAGAGATTTTCATCCGAGGTATAAACATTAAGAGAATATCCAGAGAGTTAATGCACGAAATGTTTGGTTTAGTCCTACAGAATGACTTTATCTTTAGTGGTACGCTCGAGAACAACATTAAATTCGGTAGAGATATTACAAATGCAGAATTAGCTGAAACTACAAACTATGCCCAAGCTAACGATTTCATCGAGGATAAAGGTGGACTCAAATTCAAGCTAGTTGCTCGTGGTACAAACTTGTCAGGTGGTCAACAGCAGAGAGTTCTCTTGAGTAGAGCACTTTCAGGTAATCCTGAGATATTAGTGTTAGACGACTCATCTAGTGCCCTGGACTTCGCAACAGATGCTAGATTACGTAAAGCTTTGAGCGAAAACTATGCAGAAACAACAGCATTTATTATTGCCCAAAGAATTAGCTCCATTATGCATGCACAAAATATATTAGTTTTACAAGGTGGAAAAATTCTCGATCAAGGAACACACGAAGAATTACTAGAAAATTGTGAATTATATAAAGAAGTAGCTGATATGCAACTAGGTTCTGCTGGGGCAGATTTTGACTCAATAGAGTTTTTCCATAATTCATAA